From a region of the Lactuca sativa cultivar Salinas chromosome 4, Lsat_Salinas_v11, whole genome shotgun sequence genome:
- the LOC111900780 gene encoding protein OBERON 4 yields MKRLKSSDDLNSYGGEKGVFKDWGRKDDDSNLHQSSSHRSFHYKSESGKRGLSSSSSSRYERVDDDLKNPKLTRKRSDYDIDSYERRKSYDRYRDSNERGILSSSPRGGYGGDRVHRSESFSGPRRDFPKGFRSERDRSRREGSVSSWRRFGGGKDVEESTKSGSDSARGSKAASEEVGNARSPQGGRDAKSPPWSKDSGSEQSKSSKSLEVKKSESLPEESGNNSEREEGELEPDPEPAPIVQNITEDPPSGPLKHENPIDDKCVEEPKRDRTCIVTDIEVPVPVTNKVNESSTSEDSSTQRTGENEVEALFLSDSQKKDAAEQSQAYNDHKEEAKDVKPEETKPKQVNDTILEVKGENMSMDTNTQGQVTENEEQNVSSGFVNHSFVTKELTHNFKDKGKSVLVSDSDVNQNGSSGLLNDKEIDIEGPSTRGFDLFFTDPVKKSESIEQKGLSKPKDEKLLLEPLELSLRLPSVLLPIGSQNPIQGPDSPSQEMSIQSHASSFQTSSDGFTLSRSFSGSQHYTHNPSCSLTETSFDFEQSVGSRPLFQGVTWQVQPPDDTPKNQEPPPIQMSLSNGNGIFHHSQPLPNAQSLQLHTTKVSEGSYKLPIGLERQLSSNNKKQPSGSQSVGSHETGSEHHKDRKRLMREAIGSLSQTTEMVEPLLAMVVSDPVHIVSRILSEMTTSSLTSLKESVRDVILNPSKRRQFSTFRKSLEKRSDITLEILSKAHTTQIEILVALKTGIQDFLQSNIDTSSSDLAEIFLNIRCRNLTCRSYIPVDECDCKICVQKKGFCSACMCLVCSKFDMASNTCSWVGCDVCLHWCHTDCGIRESYIRNGRSANRAPGQSQTEMQFHCVACDHPSEMFGFVREVFQNFAKGWTAETLSNELEYVRRIFSASEDIRGKRLHEISLQMLTRLSDKANVHQVRSFVMGFLTDDDSLKSENIQIPQEVLKPGYGERERERERAMVHLKPVAVGPREPVFDELDGIVRIKLAEAQMFQMRADDARREAEGLNRIAQAKSKKIDEEFASRVAKLHFSEAEEIRRQKFEELQALENAHQEYFNMKLRMEREIKDLLLKMEATKRNFTSSS; encoded by the exons ATGAAGAGATTGAAGTCGAGTGATGATCTTAACTCTTATGGAGGAGAAAAGGGTGTTTTTAAGGATTGGGGAAGAAAGGACGATGATTCAAATTTGCACCAGTCTTCATCTCACAGAAGTTTTCATTACAAGTCTGAAAGTGGGAAACGGGGTttatcctcttcttcttcttcacgtTATGAAAGGGTAGATGATGATCTTAAGAATCCAAAGCTGACACGGAAAAGGTCAGATTATGATATTGACAGTTACGAGAGGAGAAAGAGCTATGACAGGTATAGGGATAGTAATGAGAGGGGAATCTTGAGTTCATCTCCTCGTGGTGGATATGGTGGTGATCGGGTACACAGATCTGAAAGTTTTTCAGGGCCAAGGAGAGATTTCCCTAAAGGGTTTAGATCAGAAAGAGATCGGTCAAGGCGAGAGGGAAGTGTTTCTTCATGGAGGCGGTTTGGTGGAGGGAAAGATGTGGAGGAAAGCACAAAGAGCGGCAGTGATTCTGCTAGAGGAAGTAAAGCAGCTTCAGAAGAAGTTGGTAATGCAAGGTCCCCTCAGGGAGGGAGAGATGCAAAGTCACCACCATGGTCAAAGGACTCTGGAAGTGAACAGTCAAAGTCTTCAAAGAGTCTTGAAGTGAAGAAGAGTGAAAGTCTTCCAGAAGAAAGTGGAAACAATAGTGAAAGAGAAGAAGGAGAGCTtgaacctgatcctgaacctgCTCCTATTGTCCAGAACATCACTGAAGATCCACCTTCTGGGCCATTAAAACATGAAAATCCCATTGATGACAAATGTGTGGAAGAACCCAAGCGTGATCGAACATGCATTGTTACTGATATCGAAGTACCAGTACCTGTAACGAACAAAGTTAATGAATCATCAACTTCTGAAGATTCTTCAACCCAGAGAACAGGTGAAAATGAAGTTGAAGCTTTGTTTTTGTCAGATAGCCAAAAGAAGGATGCAGCAGAACAAAGCCAAGCTTATAATGATCACAAAGAGGAAGCTAAAGATGTTAAACCTGAGGAAACAAAACCTAAACAGGTAAATGATACAATTCTTGAAGTCAAGGGGGAGAATATGAGCATGGATACAAATACACAAGGACAGGTAACAGAAAATGAAGAACAAAATGTTTCATCTGGATTTGTTAATCATTCTTTTGTGACAAAAGAACTGACCCATAATTTCAAAGATAAGGGAAAAAGTGTTCTTGTTTCAGACTCCGATGTTAATCAAAATGGATCAAGTGGTTTATTGAATGACAAGGAGATTGACATAGAAGGACCAAGTACACGTGGTTTTGATTTGTTCTTTACAGATCCAGTTAAAAAGAGTGAAAGTATCGAGCAAAAAGGATTGAGCAAACCAAAAGATGAGAAACTCTTATTAGAACCACTTGAACTTTCTCTTCGATTACCAAGTGTTCTTTTACCCATTGGTTCTCAAAACCCGATTCAGGGTCCAGATTCTCCAAGTCAAGAAATGAGCATTCAATCACATGCAAGTTCTTTTCAAACAAGTTCTGATGGATTCACGTTATCAAGATCTTTTTCTGGTTCTCAACACTACACCCACAACCCTAGCTGTTCTTTAACTGAAACTTCATTCGACTTTGAACAATCTGTTGGAAGTCGTCCATTGTTTCAAGGTGTGACATGGCAAGTTCAGCCTCCAGATGACACCCCCAAGAACCAAGAACCTCCTCCCATTCAAATGAGCCTCTCAAATGGAAATGGTATCTTTCATCACTCTCAACCTCTTCCAAATGCTCAATCCTTACAATTACACACCACTAAAGTTTCAGAAGGAAGTTATAAATTACCAATTGGACTTGAAAGACAGCTAAGTAGCAACAACAAGAAACAGCCATCGGGATCACAAAGTGTTGGGTCCCACGAAACTGGTTCAGAGCATCATAAAGATAGGAAACGATTAATGAGAGAAGCTATTGGTTCTTTAAGTCAAACCACTGAAATGGTGGAGCCTCTTCTCGCAATGGTGGTTTCAGATCCAGTTCACATCGTGTCAAGAATCTTAAGTGAAATGACAACATCGTCCCTCACAAGTCTAAAAGAATCCGTGCGTGATGTCATTTTAAATCCAAGCAAACGAAGACAATTTTCCACCTTCCGCAAATCCCTCGAAAAAAGGTCGGATATAACCCTAGAGATTCTCTCAAAAGCCCACACTACTCAAATCGAGATACTCGTAGCTTTAAAAACCGGTATCCAAGATTTTCTCCAATCCAACATTGACACGTCATCGTCTGACCTGGCGGAAATCTTTCTCAACATAAGATGCAGAAACCTGACATGTCGAAGCTACATCCCCGTTGACGAATGCGACTGCAAGATTTGTGTTCAGAAAAAGGGGTTTTGTAGTGCGTgtatgtgtctagtttgttcaaaATTCGACATGGCATCAAACACATGTAGTTGGGTAGGATGTGATGTGTGTCTGCATTGGTGTCACACAGACTGTGGGATACGCGAATCCTACATCAGAAACGGGCGGAGTGCGAATCGGGCCCCGGGTCAAAGTCAAACCGAGATGCAGTTTCATTGTGTTGCGTGTGATCACCCCTCTGAGATGTTTGGGTTCGTGAGAGAAGTGTTTCAGAATTTTGCTAAAGGCTGGACAGCTGAGACACTGTCGAATGAGCTTGAATATGTTAGAAGAATCTTTTCTGCCAGCGAGGATATTCGTGGGAAAAGACTTCATGAAATCTCTCTCCAGATGCTGACTAGGCTGTCTGACAAGGCAAATGTTCATCAAGTTCGGTCCTTTGTCATGGGTTTTCTTACCG ATGATGATAGTTTGAAGTCAGAGAACATTCAAATTCCACAGGAAGTGTTGAAACCTGGATAtggtgagagagaaagagaaagggaAAGGGCGATGGTTCATTTGAAACCAGTAGCTGTGGGCCCACGTGAACCGGTTTTTGATGAGCTGGATGGGATTGTGCGGATTAAGTTAGCAGAGGCTCAGATGTTTCAAATGCGTGCAGATGATGCAAGAAGAGAAGCAGAAGGTCTGAATAGGATTGCACAGGCTAAAAGTAAGAAGATTGATGAGGAGTTTGCTAGTAGAGTTGCAAAGTTGCATTTCTCAGAGGCTGAGGAAATCAGAAGACAAAAGTTTGAGGAGTTACAAGCTTTGGAAAATGCACATCAGGAGTATTTTAATATGAAGCTAAGAATGGAAAGAGAGATTAAGGATTTGCTTTTGAAAATGGAAGCTACAAAAAGAAACTTCACCTCATCCTCATGA